A window of the Mesotoga sp. Brook.08.105.5.1 genome harbors these coding sequences:
- a CDS encoding DUF1905 domain-containing protein, giving the protein MKSKTCVYEAVIRRIPNIDGAYVEFPYDLKSEFGKGRLKVHATFDGEPYDGSVVNMGIKKDDASVCYIIGLRKAITKTIGKQPGDTVKVTVMERGE; this is encoded by the coding sequence GTGAAATCAAAGACCTGCGTATATGAGGCAGTCATAAGAAGGATTCCGAACATAGATGGGGCGTATGTTGAATTTCCGTATGACCTCAAGTCGGAGTTCGGAAAGGGCAGATTGAAAGTCCACGCAACATTTGACGGCGAGCCTTACGATGGTAGCGTTGTCAACATGGGAATAAAGAAGGATGACGCGTCGGTGTGTTACATCATTGGTCTTCGAAAGGCCATCACAAAGACTATCGGGAAGCAACCTGGTGACACCGTAAAAGTCACCGTTATGGAAAGAGGCGAATGA
- a CDS encoding DUF1801 domain-containing protein, with translation MWKCPECGRQFEQHNQKHACIEPPETIDEYITMQPEGVQSLLRSVRDALREVLPGSEERISWRMPTFWKKRNIIHFTSFKNHMGIYPGEEAIAHFADKLSHYRTSKGAVQFHYDKTILLELIVEIAKWCNEKESHH, from the coding sequence ATGTGGAAGTGCCCTGAGTGCGGACGCCAGTTCGAACAACACAATCAGAAACATGCATGCATTGAACCGCCAGAGACGATTGACGAGTATATCACCATGCAGCCCGAAGGTGTTCAATCGCTACTGAGGAGTGTTAGGGATGCCCTCAGAGAGGTGCTTCCGGGTTCGGAAGAGAGAATATCTTGGAGGATGCCCACCTTCTGGAAGAAGAGGAACATAATCCACTTCACTTCTTTTAAGAACCACATGGGGATTTATCCAGGAGAAGAGGCAATCGCACACTTTGCAGATAAACTAAGTCATTACAGAACAAGCAAAGGTGCTGTACAGTTCCACTATGACAAAACTATTCTTCTTGAGCTGATAGTGGAGATCGCGAAATGGTGCAATGAAAAAGAGAGCCATCACTAG
- a CDS encoding molybdopterin-dependent oxidoreductase yields the protein MPKVRKMLNDWDAPYIQSLMRQIETQSKATLAYWAVEYSEEVVLPLWSKHYPSDLRPGNALTAARGWLAGTIKLPQAKKAILECHAAAREAENNPIVSGCRFFESLPREAGLASPDAFLGHALPRVQCVILIVSHLPSHSGTCLRQQIASFFSPFEDILSRPIAAPDNDLTGITSSSEPVVLRSHLIRTILNKKERLFLKIPVLILIGIVAVVIIVLGVANGANGSSPQEVVVTEYQGIKLDDLGAFRENSIKGVQYVNIEEYFLKIGGLAENPYILTYSELQDLQHIQKLVILHCVEGWTAKMLWEGIPLVELIDRAEPDDKVTNVIFKSTDGYTTSLTLDYIRERNIMLADKLNGIELPPAQGFPFIVVVEDKWGYKWARWVEEIELSGNDKYRGYWEEYGYSKDGSLDKPMFDR from the coding sequence ATGCCAAAAGTTAGAAAGATGCTCAATGACTGGGATGCTCCGTATATTCAGTCACTCATGAGACAGATCGAAACTCAGAGTAAGGCGACGCTCGCATACTGGGCAGTTGAGTACTCCGAAGAAGTTGTGTTGCCGCTCTGGAGTAAGCACTATCCGAGTGACCTCCGACCGGGCAATGCGTTGACTGCTGCGAGAGGCTGGCTAGCCGGAACCATTAAACTGCCTCAAGCCAAGAAAGCAATTCTGGAGTGCCATGCCGCGGCGAGAGAGGCCGAAAACAATCCCATTGTCAGTGGCTGCCGCTTTTTTGAATCGCTTCCACGTGAAGCCGGCCTTGCTTCCCCAGACGCTTTTCTGGGCCATGCTCTTCCCAGAGTTCAGTGTGTTATCTTAATCGTCAGCCATCTTCCCTCGCACAGCGGAACTTGCCTGCGTCAGCAAATTGCTTCTTTTTTCTCTCCTTTCGAAGATATTCTTTCCAGACCAATTGCTGCTCCTGATAACGATCTGACTGGAATAACATCTTCTTCTGAACCAGTAGTCCTTAGAAGTCATCTAATTAGAACGATACTAAATAAAAAGGAGAGGCTTTTCTTGAAGATACCCGTTCTCATTCTAATAGGTATTGTCGCAGTGGTCATTATCGTGTTAGGAGTTGCCAATGGTGCAAATGGCTCTTCTCCACAAGAAGTAGTCGTCACGGAGTATCAGGGGATCAAACTCGACGATCTCGGCGCTTTCAGAGAAAACTCGATAAAGGGCGTGCAGTACGTGAATATAGAAGAATACTTCCTAAAGATTGGAGGTCTCGCAGAAAATCCGTACATTCTAACTTATTCGGAGTTGCAGGATCTTCAGCACATTCAGAAGCTGGTTATACTTCACTGTGTCGAGGGGTGGACAGCAAAGATGCTCTGGGAAGGTATTCCTCTTGTGGAATTGATTGACAGAGCAGAGCCCGACGACAAGGTAACTAATGTGATCTTCAAGTCAACTGATGGCTATACGACAAGCCTCACTCTCGACTACATAAGAGAGAGAAATATCATGCTGGCCGACAAACTGAACGGAATCGAACTACCTCCGGCCCAGGGTTTCCCGTTCATAGTGGTTGTCGAAGACAAGTGGGGCTACAAGTGGGCGCGATGGGTCGAAGAGATAGAGCTGTCGGGCAACGACAAGTACAGGGGTTACTGGGAAGAGTATGGATACAGCAAAGATGGAAGTCTCGACAAGCCGATGTTCGACAGATAA
- a CDS encoding MBL fold metallo-hydrolase: protein MTLTPLGGGREIGANSYLLSLDGKNILIDAGRHPVKEGYESLPEIDSINDLDVIMISHSHYDHLSSLPYISQRWPNAPILMTQENKGLALRILQNSVEVMKKKNAKDGVEPILYSHGEVNELKRRIFPMEYFQRYSIDNEVDVALYPAGHVMGAASIFLEHKGKRILYSGDISLSQQLTIPPAQLPKKVETLISEGTYGSKENQLLTRYSEIERLSKSVKRVLENGGRVLMPVFALGRGQEAIYMLLRLMEKNKIPSVPIYTNGMVASLSNLYMSNYERISDKDRKWFMKNFQQNVTVAPKAIERLLFSKEPALLVLSAGMLVEDTLSYIFAKQMLPNSKDGIFFMGYQSPESDGYRVLEASKRGDAQVALGEETVEIGTKNIDIFNFSGHADYQELLDLPRRLQPEKLIYVHGDEGALENLAEELQYEFEIQIPSNLQTVEL, encoded by the coding sequence ATGACACTTACGCCGCTTGGTGGCGGCCGCGAGATAGGCGCGAATTCCTATCTCCTTAGTCTGGACGGAAAGAATATCCTGATTGATGCAGGCAGACACCCAGTAAAGGAAGGCTACGAGTCGCTACCTGAAATTGACAGCATAAACGATCTAGATGTGATAATGATCTCCCACTCCCACTACGACCATCTCTCTTCTCTACCTTACATATCTCAAAGATGGCCAAATGCGCCAATCCTGATGACTCAAGAGAATAAGGGCTTAGCTCTAAGAATACTTCAGAACTCAGTCGAAGTAATGAAGAAGAAGAACGCCAAAGACGGCGTTGAACCTATACTATACAGTCACGGCGAAGTTAACGAGCTGAAGAGAAGAATATTTCCGATGGAGTATTTTCAAAGGTACTCAATTGACAATGAAGTGGACGTGGCACTCTACCCAGCGGGTCATGTAATGGGAGCTGCCTCGATCTTTCTTGAGCATAAGGGAAAGAGAATTCTCTACTCTGGAGACATATCACTTTCGCAGCAGCTTACTATCCCACCGGCCCAGTTACCAAAAAAGGTGGAAACCCTTATCTCAGAGGGAACTTACGGCTCGAAAGAAAATCAGCTTCTAACAAGGTACAGCGAAATTGAAAGACTCAGCAAGTCAGTGAAACGCGTACTGGAAAACGGCGGCAGGGTTCTTATGCCTGTATTTGCCCTTGGCAGAGGCCAGGAAGCAATCTACATGCTTCTAAGGCTGATGGAAAAGAACAAGATCCCCTCCGTTCCCATATACACAAATGGAATGGTAGCCTCACTCAGTAATCTCTACATGAGCAATTACGAGCGCATTAGCGACAAGGATAGAAAGTGGTTCATGAAGAACTTCCAGCAAAATGTGACTGTGGCACCCAAGGCCATTGAGAGACTGCTCTTTTCGAAAGAGCCGGCGCTCCTTGTCCTTTCGGCCGGAATGCTTGTTGAAGATACTCTATCGTATATCTTCGCCAAACAGATGTTGCCGAACAGCAAAGACGGAATCTTCTTCATGGGTTATCAGAGTCCAGAATCAGATGGTTACAGGGTGCTTGAAGCAAGTAAGAGAGGCGATGCACAAGTCGCCCTGGGAGAAGAGACGGTTGAGATTGGAACTAAGAATATAGATATCTTCAACTTCTCTGGGCATGCAGACTACCAGGAGCTTCTTGACCTCCCCAGAAGACTCCAACCAGAAAAACTGATCTATGTTCACGGTGACGAGGGAGCGCTGGAAAACCTTGCCGAAGAACTCCAGTATGAGTTTGAGATTCAGATACCATCGAATCTTCAGACAGTCGAGCTCTGA
- a CDS encoding HD domain-containing phosphohydrolase, with product MRGFDELRYIRPTLVIFVFLVTVFLMLMPYHVFQNEAINYTQKIYSGIFETSVENLGSALSLGYFQWNAMYNAVLSKDEVFIEEMLQEIQNEFPAVKSARLISRPSEIPVKDVCRVSALEQELYLYFNVYDSHMENEISDAVVIASIDKNFLLSEMNLDGRITFSPGGSKSFAYGLRTEIKGYDLTRWMILHSVAAGIIGVLFMMEVLALGLSRYYEMSGLQEIMYLWEMEDSHTAFHSRNVAKIAECLGKSLGLRRKKITELVNGAKLHDIGKMGISANILRKHGPLDEIEKEVIRNHPQHGKEVLQHFKYLERFVPYAYLHHEREDGSGYPQGLKGDEIPLEAKILAVADVFEALTADRPYRTAYSFAQAVDMMTEMPLDQDIVSKLKSILPELENELCGRNPRKCGIIGSQT from the coding sequence ATGAGAGGATTCGATGAACTCAGGTATATCCGACCGACTCTAGTGATATTTGTCTTTCTCGTTACCGTCTTTCTTATGCTTATGCCGTACCACGTCTTTCAAAATGAAGCAATAAACTATACTCAGAAAATCTATTCGGGAATCTTTGAGACATCTGTCGAAAATCTGGGATCTGCTTTATCTCTGGGATATTTCCAGTGGAATGCTATGTACAACGCCGTTTTGTCGAAAGACGAAGTCTTCATCGAAGAGATGCTCCAGGAGATCCAAAATGAGTTCCCAGCAGTGAAGTCGGCCAGGCTCATAAGCAGACCGTCAGAGATACCGGTTAAAGATGTGTGCAGAGTATCTGCCTTAGAGCAGGAGCTTTATCTCTACTTCAACGTCTACGACAGCCATATGGAGAATGAGATATCCGATGCAGTCGTGATTGCCAGCATAGACAAGAATTTCTTGCTTTCAGAGATGAATCTCGATGGCAGAATCACCTTCTCACCAGGCGGATCGAAGAGTTTCGCCTACGGTCTGAGAACCGAAATAAAAGGATATGATCTTACCAGGTGGATGATTCTACATTCCGTGGCGGCCGGGATAATTGGCGTCTTGTTCATGATGGAAGTGCTGGCGCTCGGTCTTTCCAGGTACTACGAGATGAGTGGTCTTCAGGAAATCATGTATTTGTGGGAAATGGAAGATTCCCACACCGCCTTTCACTCCAGAAATGTGGCGAAAATCGCTGAGTGTTTGGGCAAGAGTCTTGGATTGAGAAGGAAGAAAATCACGGAGCTAGTTAACGGTGCAAAGCTTCATGATATTGGTAAGATGGGCATTTCAGCTAACATATTGAGAAAGCATGGCCCTCTTGATGAAATTGAAAAGGAGGTAATACGCAATCATCCCCAGCACGGTAAGGAAGTTCTCCAACATTTCAAATACCTGGAGAGATTCGTTCCTTACGCCTATCTACACCACGAAAGAGAAGACGGTTCCGGTTATCCCCAGGGTTTAAAGGGAGATGAGATACCGCTCGAAGCAAAGATTCTGGCTGTAGCAGATGTGTTTGAGGCTCTCACGGCAGATAGGCCCTACAGGACCGCCTATTCTTTTGCTCAAGCTGTGGACATGATGACAGAAATGCCTCTAGATCAGGATATAGTATCCAAACTGAAAAGTATCCTTCCGGAACTTGAGAACGAGCTTTGCGGGAGGAATCCGCGTAAGTGCGGGATCATCGGAAGTCAAACTTGA
- a CDS encoding sodium:glutamate symporter: protein MEQDWTIILDFAYLSILIGVASVLKRLISPLSKVLIPNAVIAGFLGILLGPEVMKIIPFSYDRLGNLVYHLMAIGFIAIALKRTRRSTTKSSVNTGFLISMSYALQGLVGFIIGIALVGLFFKDLFPPFGLLLALGFAQGPGQAYSLGSQWEALGFTGGGAVGLSVSTLGFLWAAFGGIVMLNTMVYRKRQVGIQIERPTVKKRVEVVIKDFEFSDIDGFTIQALAVGIVYLITYLFLKWFTGLIGGLGTFGETFAQVLWGFHFVIGVLFAMAFRAIYERVRKSEKYEIEYMNDFLLQRIGGGVFDFMVAASIAGISFSVIQEYIWPVIILTSVGGLFIAGYTIWFGKRIYEKAPLEHIVTFFGMHTGTLSTGMALLREVDPTFETGTAEDMVFGSGLALFLGIPMLILLNIPILGYKTDQPIYYLYFILGLAAYIGAMYFFWFRKAKIRSREKKR from the coding sequence ATGGAACAAGACTGGACTATTATACTCGACTTCGCTTACCTTTCCATCCTTATAGGTGTCGCTTCCGTTCTGAAGAGGTTGATTTCTCCCTTAAGCAAGGTTCTCATTCCAAATGCAGTTATTGCCGGTTTTCTCGGAATTCTCTTGGGGCCGGAGGTTATGAAGATAATCCCCTTCTCTTACGATAGACTTGGAAACCTTGTCTATCACTTGATGGCAATTGGCTTCATCGCGATCGCGCTGAAGAGAACGAGACGCTCCACTACTAAGTCTTCTGTCAATACCGGCTTTCTTATCAGTATGTCTTATGCTCTTCAGGGATTAGTGGGGTTCATCATTGGTATCGCACTTGTAGGATTGTTCTTCAAAGATCTCTTCCCACCCTTTGGTCTTCTATTAGCTCTGGGATTCGCTCAGGGCCCTGGACAAGCCTATTCGCTGGGTAGTCAGTGGGAAGCGCTGGGCTTTACAGGCGGGGGAGCCGTGGGCTTGAGCGTTTCAACATTAGGCTTTCTCTGGGCGGCATTTGGCGGAATAGTGATGTTGAACACAATGGTGTATAGAAAGAGACAGGTGGGAATTCAGATCGAAAGACCCACTGTTAAGAAAAGGGTAGAGGTAGTGATAAAGGATTTCGAGTTCTCGGATATCGACGGCTTTACAATCCAGGCTCTGGCCGTGGGAATCGTATATCTCATCACTTACCTATTCTTGAAATGGTTCACGGGCTTGATCGGCGGGCTAGGTACGTTCGGAGAGACGTTCGCCCAGGTTTTATGGGGCTTCCATTTTGTGATTGGAGTTCTTTTCGCAATGGCCTTCAGAGCGATATATGAGAGGGTGAGGAAGTCAGAGAAATATGAGATCGAATATATGAACGACTTCCTACTTCAGCGTATCGGCGGGGGCGTGTTCGACTTCATGGTAGCGGCGTCGATCGCTGGGATCTCTTTCTCAGTCATACAGGAGTACATTTGGCCGGTAATAATTCTCACCTCGGTAGGCGGACTCTTCATTGCCGGCTACACGATCTGGTTTGGAAAAAGGATTTACGAGAAAGCGCCTCTGGAACACATCGTAACATTCTTCGGAATGCATACCGGTACACTCTCGACCGGGATGGCGTTGCTCAGAGAAGTCGACCCGACATTTGAGACGGGAACCGCCGAAGACATGGTCTTCGGAAGTGGGCTTGCGTTATTCTTGGGCATTCCGATGCTGATACTGCTTAACATACCTATTCTCGGCTACAAAACCGACCAGCCTATATACTACCTGTATTTCATTCTTGGCCTGGCAGCTTATATCGGGGCGATGTACTTCTTCTGGTTCAGAAAAGCAAAGATAAGAAGCAGAGAAAAGAAGAGGTAA